The DNA region CTCGAACGGCACCGCGAACTTGAAGCCCTTCCACAGCTTGGGATCGCGCTTGTCCTTGTGCTTGTTCGCCAGGGTGATGGCCTGGCCGTTGGTGTTCTGGATGGTCGCCACATTCATGGGCACGGCGTTGGAGCCGGCGCCCAACGAGATCGCCAGCGGCATGGGGCTCAGGAAGTGCGTGGCGTCGTACTCCTTGTTGAGCATCTTGTCGCGGATGAGCGCCCAGCCGGCGGTCTTCACCACCTCCACGTTCAGCCCTTGCTGCTTGTAGAAGCCCAGGGGGTGGGCCATGATCAGCGGCGTGGCGCAGGTGATCGGGATGAAGCCGATCTTGAGATCCTTCTTCTCGATGGCGCCCTTCTCTTGCGCCATGGCCTGCAGGCTGGCCACGGGCAGCACGCTGCCGATGGCGGCCATGGCCGTGCCCTTGCCCACGGCGCGCAGGAAGCGGCGGCGCACCGCGTCGTGCGGAAAGAGCGCCTTGACCAGCGTGGCCTCGATGAACTCCTGGCTGTAGGCCTCGAAATCGGCGGTAAGGCTGCGCTCGCGCAGCGTGGCGGTGGCCTGCGCCGCCGCTTCGGCCTGGTGATCGGCCACGCTGTGGTCGCGGCCGCAGGAGCAGCGCATCATCAGCGGGCGATCGGCGTCGTAGGGCGAGAAGTAGTCGGACATGGGGCACCTCCGTGAAGACTGAAGACGATGCCGGCCTTCTCGCAAGCGGCGGGCCAGAACGCGCCCTGCCGGCCCCGGTGCAGCGATTTCATGCCCCCAAGCCCTACGGCCCGTAGTGCCAGCCCTACACGCTTTGCCGCCGATCCGCCGTGGATCAGCCGCCGGCGGCCTGCTGCGCCAGCAGGGCCAGTTCCACATCGTTGCGCGCGCCGGTCTTTTCCAGGATGCGGGCGCGGTAGGTGCTCACCGTGTTGGACGCCAGCCGCAATTGCGCACCGATTTCGCCCACGCTGTGCCCTGCGGTGAGAAGGCGAAAGACCTGGTACTCCCGGTGCGACAAGGCCTCCACCCCCGCCGCCCGGCCCCCGGCCGACCGCACCGCGCTGGTGCGGCCCACGGCGCCGGCCAGCGCCTGGGCTGCCGCATCCGACAGGTAGCAGCCGCCACCCGCCACCTTGCGCACCGCGGCCACCATGTCGTCCGGGTCGGCGCTCTTGTGCAGGTAGCCGGCCGCGCCCATCTGCAGGCAGCGTGCGGCGTACTGGCGTTCGGGGTAGGTGCTGAGCATCAGCACGGGCAGGTCGGGCCAGCGGCGGCGCAGGGTCTGCAGCACCTCCAGGCCGTCCAGTCCGGGCATGGCGATGTCCAGCAGCACCAGGTCCAGCCCAGTACGGCCGGCCAGCGCCTGCACGCGATCGAGCACGTCGTCCCCTTGCGTGGCCTCGGCGGCGATGAGGATCTCGGGCGCGCCGTTGGCCGGGTCGCACAGCACCTGGCGCAGCCCCTCGCGCACGATGCGGTGGTCATCGCACAGCAGCAGGCGGATGGGCGCGGCGCCCCCGGTCATGCCGGCGCCCCGCGCCGTGGTGCGGCAACCGCCCAAGGCACCTCCAGCAGCAGGCAGGTGCCCGCGCCGGGTGCGCTGGTGATGTGCAGCTGCCCGCCGAGTTGCCGCGCGCGCTCGCGCATGCCCATCACGCCGTAGGACGTGGGCGCCTCCAGCGCCTGACGCTCCACGCCTACGCCGTCGTCCTGTACACGCAGCTGCAGATGCCCCCCGCGCACCGCGATGTCCACCGCCACGGCGCCGGCGCGCGCGTGTCGGCCGATGTTGCTCAGGATCTCCTGGAAGATGCGGAACACCGCCGTGGCGTCGTCGTCGGGGAGGCCCCCGCCCGACCCGGGCACGGCGCAACGCCAGTCCAGCGCCATCTCGGCCGCCTGCGCAAACTCCTGGGCCTGCCATTCCAGCGCGGCCCACAGGCCCTGGTGGTCCAGGATGCTGGGGCGCAGGTCGGTGATGATGCGGCCCACGTTGTCCACGGCGGTCTCGATCGACCGGCTCATGTTCTGGCACTTGCAGCGCATCTGCGAGCGCATGGCGTCCGCGTCGCTGGCACTGCGCTGGGCCTGCTCGCCCAGCCGCTTGTGCAGCCAGTTCACGTCCATCTTCAGGGCCACCAGCAGGCTGCCCAGTTCGTCGTGCACCTCGCGCGCGATACGGGTGCGCTCTTCTTCGCGCACCCGTTCGGAATAGGCGGACAGCTCCCGCAGCTGCTGCAGCGCCTGCGACAGGGCCTGCGTGCGCTCGGCCACGCGCAGTTCCAGCCCGTCGTGGGCGCGCTGCAGTTCCTCGGCCGCGTGGCGGCGGGCCGTGATGTCCACGAAGGCGATCACCGCGCCCTGCACCGCCCCGTCCTCCACGATGGGGTGGCTGGAGTACTCCACCGCGAAGCTGCTGCCGTCCTGGCGCCAGAACACCTCGTTGTCCAGCCGGCAGGGCATGCCGCGGCGGAAGGCGTTGAAGATCGGGCAGTCCGCCTCGGCATAGTGGGCGCCGTCGGCATGGGAATGGTGCGTGAGCGCATGCATGTTGCGGCCCAGCACGGCCGGCGGTGCGCTGCCGATCATGCGCGCCGCGGCCTGGTTGATGAACATGCAGTTGCCGGCCAGGTCGATGCCGAACACGCCTTCATCGGTGGAATCGAGCAGCAGGCGCAGGCGGTGCTCCCAGGGGGTGTGCCCCGGGCCCGGCCATGCCACGTCCTGTGTCGTCTCCATGGCGACCAGGCAAGCAATGGGCATGCCCGGCACTGCCGATACCATCAGGGCATCCTTTTTCCTGACTTACCTTCGAAACAGAGGCATTCGATATGACGATCAGCACAGTGGGCATCATCGGCGCGGGCACCATGGGCAACGGCATCGCGCAGGCGTGCGCGGTTTCCGGCATCGACGTAGTGATGGTGGACATCTCCGACGCTGCGGTGCAGAAGGGCCTGGCCACCGTGGCCGGCAGCCTGGACCGGCTCATCAAGAAGGAAAAATGCACCGAGGCGGACAAGGCCGCCGCCCTGGCCCGCATCAAGACCTCGACGAACTACGACGACCTGAAGGCCGCGCAGCTCGTCATCGAGGCCGCCACCGAAAACCACGACCTGAAGGTCAAGATCCTCAAACAGGTCGATGCGCTCGTGGGACCCGAGGTGCTCATCGCCTCCAACACCTCGTCCATCTCCATCACCCAGCTGGCCGCCGTCACGTCCCGCCCGGACAAGTTCATCGGCATGCACTTCTTCAACCCGGTTCCGATGATGGCGCTGGTGGAGATCATCCGCGGCCTGCAGACCAGCGATGCCACGCACGACACGGTCAAGGCGCTGTCCGAGAAGCTCGGCAAGAGCCCCATCACCGTGAAGAACGCGCCGGGCTTCGTGGTCAACCGCATCCTGGTGCCGATGATCAACGAGGCCTTCTTCGTGCTGGCCGAAGGGCTGGCTACGGCCGAGGACATCGACGCCGGCATGAAGCTGGGCTGCAACCAGCCCATCGGCCCGCTGGCGCTGGCCGACATGATCGGCCTGGACGTGTGCCTGGCCGTGATGAACGTGTACCTGGAAGAGTTCGGCGACAGCAAGTACCGCCCCTGCCCGCTGCTCAAGGAATACGTGGCCGCCGGCCGCCTGGGCCGCAAGACGGGCCGCGGCGTGTACGCCTACTGATCAGGCTGGCAGGGCGCGCTCCGAAACGGCCGCGCCGATGCGCGCGGCACACGCCTGCATGGCGCCCACCACGGTCTGCAGCCGCGCCTCCGGCAGGCGCGAGGAGATCGTGGTGACCGCGATGCCGGCCACGGTCTTGCCGGCGGGCGTGCGCACGGGCAC from Paracidovorax wautersii includes:
- a CDS encoding response regulator transcription factor → MTGGAAPIRLLLCDDHRIVREGLRQVLCDPANGAPEILIAAEATQGDDVLDRVQALAGRTGLDLVLLDIAMPGLDGLEVLQTLRRRWPDLPVLMLSTYPERQYAARCLQMGAAGYLHKSADPDDMVAAVRKVAGGGCYLSDAAAQALAGAVGRTSAVRSAGGRAAGVEALSHREYQVFRLLTAGHSVGEIGAQLRLASNTVSTYRARILEKTGARNDVELALLAQQAAGG
- a CDS encoding PAS domain-containing sensor histidine kinase, which translates into the protein METTQDVAWPGPGHTPWEHRLRLLLDSTDEGVFGIDLAGNCMFINQAAARMIGSAPPAVLGRNMHALTHHSHADGAHYAEADCPIFNAFRRGMPCRLDNEVFWRQDGSSFAVEYSSHPIVEDGAVQGAVIAFVDITARRHAAEELQRAHDGLELRVAERTQALSQALQQLRELSAYSERVREEERTRIAREVHDELGSLLVALKMDVNWLHKRLGEQAQRSASDADAMRSQMRCKCQNMSRSIETAVDNVGRIITDLRPSILDHQGLWAALEWQAQEFAQAAEMALDWRCAVPGSGGGLPDDDATAVFRIFQEILSNIGRHARAGAVAVDIAVRGGHLQLRVQDDGVGVERQALEAPTSYGVMGMRERARQLGGQLHITSAPGAGTCLLLEVPWAVAAPRRGAPA
- a CDS encoding 3-hydroxybutyryl-CoA dehydrogenase; this translates as MTISTVGIIGAGTMGNGIAQACAVSGIDVVMVDISDAAVQKGLATVAGSLDRLIKKEKCTEADKAAALARIKTSTNYDDLKAAQLVIEAATENHDLKVKILKQVDALVGPEVLIASNTSSISITQLAAVTSRPDKFIGMHFFNPVPMMALVEIIRGLQTSDATHDTVKALSEKLGKSPITVKNAPGFVVNRILVPMINEAFFVLAEGLATAEDIDAGMKLGCNQPIGPLALADMIGLDVCLAVMNVYLEEFGDSKYRPCPLLKEYVAAGRLGRKTGRGVYAY